A window of the Xanthocytophaga agilis genome harbors these coding sequences:
- a CDS encoding MgtC/SapB family protein: protein MMHYEDFFKLFIALLAGSLIGAEREYRSKSAGLRTIALICVGATLFTIMSNYLGNDNERIASNIVVGIGFLGAGIIFREENHVRGLTTSATVWVTAALGMCIGGGYYSLATVGVILVLIILFLLVYVQKLIGHKQQIRNYRIVFNQGQGSIKHYEKELKRFDLKIKQSKHNRIGNLVTATWTVTGSEKNHKEFSQEIFDSPEIHEFDF from the coding sequence ATGATGCATTATGAAGATTTCTTTAAGCTATTTATAGCATTGCTAGCAGGGTCACTAATTGGAGCAGAACGGGAATATCGAAGTAAATCTGCTGGGTTACGAACAATCGCTCTTATTTGTGTTGGAGCCACTTTGTTTACAATCATGTCAAACTATCTGGGAAATGATAATGAACGCATTGCTTCAAACATTGTAGTTGGTATTGGCTTTCTGGGCGCAGGTATTATTTTCAGAGAAGAAAATCATGTTCGTGGCTTAACCACCTCTGCTACTGTATGGGTGACAGCAGCCTTGGGAATGTGTATAGGGGGTGGTTATTACAGCCTTGCAACAGTTGGAGTGATTCTGGTGCTAATTATTCTGTTCCTATTGGTATATGTCCAAAAACTTATTGGCCATAAGCAACAAATTCGAAATTATAGGATTGTTTTTAATCAAGGACAGGGTAGTATAAAACACTATGAAAAGGAGCTTAAAAGATTTGACTTAAAAATTAAACAATCTAAACACAACCGTATAGGAAACCTGGTAACTGCTACCTGGACAGTTACCGGTTCAGAAAAGAATCACAAGGAGTTTTCTCAGGAGATATTTGATAGCCCAGAAATACACGAATTTGATTTCTAG